In a single window of the Lentisphaerota bacterium genome:
- a CDS encoding tyrosine--tRNA ligase, with protein MPNVLDTLKDRLLFEAITAPELAAALDKPMTVYAGFDPSCDSLQAGNYVTIMALTHFQRAGHRVIALVGGATGLIGDPSGKSAERNLLTDEQVRHNLEGIKENLSRFIAFDTGPNPASMVNNYDWHKDFTFITLLRDVGRHFRVNQMLAKESVKRRLESQDGISFTEFCYQILQGYDFLHLYRATGCRLQIGGSDQWGNITAGTELIRRVEGADAYGLIFPLVCDSQGRKFGKSEGNAIYLDHRRTSYYEFYQFFLRTLDADVIRFLRIFTFLPEDELCRLAGEVAAAPEKREAQRILAEQLTRAVHGEHGLAVAQRASAVLFGGSFDGLTASDLLAVFANVPSSELPRDAVVGKPLLEVVAATGLCASKGEARRLMQQGGLTVNNVRVGDVAAVFAPAMLIEGRLTLLRSGKKNNRLLKVC; from the coding sequence ATGCCGAATGTCTTGGATACGCTGAAGGATCGGTTGCTGTTTGAGGCCATCACCGCGCCTGAGCTGGCGGCGGCGCTCGACAAGCCGATGACCGTGTATGCCGGTTTCGACCCGTCGTGCGACAGCCTCCAGGCGGGCAATTACGTGACCATCATGGCGCTCACCCATTTCCAGCGCGCCGGCCACCGCGTGATCGCCCTGGTCGGTGGCGCGACGGGGCTGATCGGCGACCCCTCCGGGAAGTCTGCCGAGCGCAACCTGCTGACCGATGAGCAGGTGCGCCACAACCTCGAAGGGATCAAGGAGAATCTGTCGCGGTTCATCGCGTTCGACACCGGCCCGAATCCGGCCAGCATGGTCAACAATTATGACTGGCACAAGGATTTCACGTTCATTACGCTGTTGCGCGATGTGGGCCGCCACTTCCGCGTGAATCAGATGCTGGCCAAGGAGTCGGTCAAGCGGCGTCTGGAATCGCAGGATGGCATCTCATTCACCGAGTTCTGCTACCAGATCCTCCAAGGCTACGATTTTCTCCACCTCTACCGCGCGACCGGCTGCCGCCTGCAGATCGGCGGATCCGATCAATGGGGCAACATCACCGCAGGAACGGAGCTGATCCGCCGTGTCGAGGGCGCCGACGCCTATGGGCTGATCTTCCCGCTGGTGTGCGACAGCCAGGGCCGCAAGTTCGGCAAGAGCGAAGGCAACGCGATCTACCTCGACCACCGCCGCACCTCGTATTACGAATTCTACCAGTTCTTCCTGCGGACACTGGACGCCGATGTCATCCGCTTCCTGCGGATCTTCACGTTTCTGCCCGAGGACGAATTGTGCCGTCTCGCAGGCGAGGTCGCGGCCGCGCCGGAGAAGCGTGAGGCGCAGCGGATCCTCGCCGAGCAGCTCACCCGCGCGGTTCACGGCGAGCACGGGCTGGCCGTCGCGCAGCGGGCGAGCGCGGTGCTCTTCGGCGGCTCGTTCGACGGGCTGACCGCCTCCGACCTGCTGGCCGTCTTCGCCAACGTCCCCTCGTCCGAACTGCCCCGCGATGCGGTGGTGGGCAAGCCGCTGCTGGAGGTGGTCGCCGCGACGGGGCTGTGCGCGAGCAAGGGCGAGGCGCGCCGGCTGATGCAACAGGGCGGCCTGACAGTCAACAACGTCCGCGTGGGCGATGTCGCGGCGGTCTTCGCCCCCGCGATGCTGATCGAAGGACGGCTGACGCTCCTGCGGTCGGGCAAGAAAAACAACCGCCTGTTGAAGGTGTGCTGA
- a CDS encoding DUF480 domain-containing protein, translated as MDTPDTPLQTPPPPTGLTLTADEARVLGSLIEKQITTPEYYPLTLNALIAACNQKNNRDPVLSLDETAVVLALDGLREKKLAWQVSLAGHRAYKYRHAFTEVIHVPEPSVALLTELLLRGPQTAAELRARTERMHAVFADVTAVEAALQGLADHAEGPLTVKLGRESGRREARWAHLLSGPPAAATLPSGGGGDAVSSPVTASAVSRLDRVEQELAAVRAQVAGLEVRFAAFARQLGE; from the coding sequence ATGGACACCCCGGATACGCCGCTTCAGACACCGCCCCCGCCGACCGGACTGACGCTCACCGCCGACGAGGCGCGGGTGCTGGGCTCGCTGATCGAGAAGCAGATCACGACGCCGGAATACTACCCGCTGACCCTGAACGCGCTGATCGCGGCGTGCAATCAGAAAAACAATCGCGACCCGGTCCTCTCGCTCGACGAGACGGCCGTGGTTCTGGCGCTGGATGGGTTGCGCGAGAAGAAGCTGGCGTGGCAGGTCTCGCTGGCGGGGCACCGGGCCTACAAATACCGTCACGCCTTCACCGAGGTGATTCACGTGCCGGAGCCCTCCGTGGCGCTGCTGACGGAATTGCTGTTGCGCGGTCCGCAGACCGCCGCCGAGCTGCGCGCCCGGACCGAGCGGATGCACGCCGTGTTTGCAGACGTGACGGCGGTGGAGGCCGCCCTGCAGGGTTTGGCCGATCATGCCGAAGGGCCGTTGACTGTCAAGCTCGGCCGCGAATCCGGGCGCCGCGAGGCCCGCTGGGCGCACCTGTTGAGCGGTCCGCCGGCCGCCGCCACGCTTCCGTCCGGAGGCGGCGGCGATGCCGTGTCGTCGCCGGTCACGGCGTCGGCCGTCTCCCGCCTCGATCGCGTGGAGCAGGAACTCGCCGCCGTGCGCGCGCAAGTCGCCGGGCTGGAGGTTCGTTTCGCGGCTTTTGCCAGACAACTCGGCGAGTAG